The following coding sequences lie in one Saimiri boliviensis isolate mSaiBol1 chromosome 6, mSaiBol1.pri, whole genome shotgun sequence genomic window:
- the BCO2 gene encoding carotenoid-cleaving dioxygenase, mitochondrial isoform X4, translating into MALLHQFKMAEGTVTYRSKFLQSDTYKANSAQNRIVISEFGTLALPDPCKNVFERFLSRFEPPAMTDNTNVNYVQYKGDYYLSTETNFMNKVDIETLEKTEKVDWSKFIAVNGATAHPHYDPDGTAYNMGNSFGPHGFSYKVIRVPPEKVGLGETIHGAQVICSIASAEKGTPSYYHSFGMTRNYIIFIEQPLKMNLWKIATSKIRGKAFSDGLSWEPQCNTQFHVVDKHTGQLLPGRYYSKPFVTFHQINAFEDQGCVVIDLCCQDNGRTLDIYQLQNLRKTGEGLDQVYNSAVRSFPRRFVLPLNVSLNAPEGDNLSPLSYTSASAVKQADGKIWCSHENLHQEDLDKEGGIEFPQINYAQFNGKKYRFFYGCGFRHLLGDSLIKVDVVTKTLKVWREDGFYPSEPIFVPVPGTNEEDGGVILSVVITPNQNESNFLLVLDAKNFEELGRAEVPVQMPYGFHGTFIPI; encoded by the exons ATGGCATTGCTTCACCAGTTCAAGATGGCAGAGGGCACAGTGACATACAGGAGCAAGTTTCTACAGAGCGATACATATAAGGCTAATAGTGCTCAAAATCGAATTGTAATCTCAGAATTTGGCACACTGGCTCTTCCAGATCCCTGCAAGAATGTTTTTGAACGTTTCCTATCCAGGTTTGAGCCGCCAG CCATGACTGACAACACTAATGTCAACTATGTGCAGTACAAGGGTGATTACTACCTCTCCACTGAGACCAACTTCATGAATAAAGTGGACATTGAAACTCTGGAAAAAACAGAGAAG GTAGATTGGAGCAAATTTATTGCTGTGAATGGAGCAACTGCACATCCTCATTATGACCCGGATGGAACAGCATACAATATGGGGAACTCCTTTGGGCCACATG GTTTCTCCTATAAGGTTATTCGGGTTCCTCCAGAGAAGGTGGGCCTTGGGGAGACAATCCATGGAGCCCAGGTGATATGTTCTATTGCTTCCGCAGAAAAGGGGACACCTTCTTACTACCATAGCTTTG GAATGACAAGGAACTATATAATCTTCATTGAACAGCCTCTAAAGATGAATCTGTGGAAAATTGCCACTTCTAAAATCCGGGGAAAGGCCTTTTCAGATGGGCTAAGCTGGGAACCCCAGTGTAATACACAGTTTCACGTGGTGGATAAACACACTGGACAG CTTCTTCCAGGGAGATACTACAGCAAACCTTTTGTTACATTTCATCAAATCAATGCCTTTGAGGACCAGGGCTGTGTTGTAATTGATTTGTGCTGTCAAGATAATGGAAGAACCCTAGATATTTACCAGTTACAGAATCTCAGGAAGACTGGGGAAGGGCTTGATCAG GTCTATAATTCAGCAGTCAGATCTTTCCCTCGAAGGTTTGTTTTGCCTTTAAATGTCAGTTTGAATGCCCCTGAGGGAGACAACCTGAGTCCATTGTCCTATACTTCAGCCAGTGCTGTGAAACAGGCTGATGGAAAG ATCTGGTGCTCTCATGAAAATCTACATCAGGAGGACCTAGACAAGGAAGGAGGCATTGAATTTCCTCAGATCAACTATGCCCAATTCAATGGCAAAAAGTATCGTTTCTTCTATGGCTGTGGCTTTCGGCATTTATTGGGGGATTCTCTGATCAAGGTTGATGTGGTGACTAAGACACTGAAG GTTTGGAGAGAAGATGGCTTTTATCCCTCAGAACCTATTTTTGTTCCAGTACCAGGAACCAATGAAGAAGATGGTGGGGTTATTCTTTCTGTGGTGATCACTCCCAACCAG AATGAAAGCAATTTTCTCCTAGTTTTGGATGCCAAGAACTTTGAAGAGCTGGGCCGAGcagaggtacctgtgcagatGCCTTATGGGTTCCATGGTACTTTCATACCCATCTGA
- the BCO2 gene encoding carotenoid-cleaving dioxygenase, mitochondrial isoform X5 yields MTDNTNVNYVQYKGDYYLSTETNFMNKVDIETLEKTEKVDWSKFIAVNGATAHPHYDPDGTAYNMGNSFGPHGFSYKVIRVPPEKVGLGETIHGAQVICSIASAEKGTPSYYHSFGMTRNYIIFIEQPLKMNLWKIATSKIRGKAFSDGLSWEPQCNTQFHVVDKHTGQLLPGRYYSKPFVTFHQINAFEDQGCVVIDLCCQDNGRTLDIYQLQNLRKTGEGLDQVYNSAVRSFPRRFVLPLNVSLNAPEGDNLSPLSYTSASAVKQADGKIWCSHENLHQEDLDKEGGIEFPQINYAQFNGKKYRFFYGCGFRHLLGDSLIKVDVVTKTLKVWREDGFYPSEPIFVPVPGTNEEDGGVILSVVITPNQNESNFLLVLDAKNFEELGRAEVPVQMPYGFHGTFIPI; encoded by the exons ATGACTGACAACACTAATGTCAACTATGTGCAGTACAAGGGTGATTACTACCTCTCCACTGAGACCAACTTCATGAATAAAGTGGACATTGAAACTCTGGAAAAAACAGAGAAG GTAGATTGGAGCAAATTTATTGCTGTGAATGGAGCAACTGCACATCCTCATTATGACCCGGATGGAACAGCATACAATATGGGGAACTCCTTTGGGCCACATG GTTTCTCCTATAAGGTTATTCGGGTTCCTCCAGAGAAGGTGGGCCTTGGGGAGACAATCCATGGAGCCCAGGTGATATGTTCTATTGCTTCCGCAGAAAAGGGGACACCTTCTTACTACCATAGCTTTG GAATGACAAGGAACTATATAATCTTCATTGAACAGCCTCTAAAGATGAATCTGTGGAAAATTGCCACTTCTAAAATCCGGGGAAAGGCCTTTTCAGATGGGCTAAGCTGGGAACCCCAGTGTAATACACAGTTTCACGTGGTGGATAAACACACTGGACAG CTTCTTCCAGGGAGATACTACAGCAAACCTTTTGTTACATTTCATCAAATCAATGCCTTTGAGGACCAGGGCTGTGTTGTAATTGATTTGTGCTGTCAAGATAATGGAAGAACCCTAGATATTTACCAGTTACAGAATCTCAGGAAGACTGGGGAAGGGCTTGATCAG GTCTATAATTCAGCAGTCAGATCTTTCCCTCGAAGGTTTGTTTTGCCTTTAAATGTCAGTTTGAATGCCCCTGAGGGAGACAACCTGAGTCCATTGTCCTATACTTCAGCCAGTGCTGTGAAACAGGCTGATGGAAAG ATCTGGTGCTCTCATGAAAATCTACATCAGGAGGACCTAGACAAGGAAGGAGGCATTGAATTTCCTCAGATCAACTATGCCCAATTCAATGGCAAAAAGTATCGTTTCTTCTATGGCTGTGGCTTTCGGCATTTATTGGGGGATTCTCTGATCAAGGTTGATGTGGTGACTAAGACACTGAAG GTTTGGAGAGAAGATGGCTTTTATCCCTCAGAACCTATTTTTGTTCCAGTACCAGGAACCAATGAAGAAGATGGTGGGGTTATTCTTTCTGTGGTGATCACTCCCAACCAG AATGAAAGCAATTTTCTCCTAGTTTTGGATGCCAAGAACTTTGAAGAGCTGGGCCGAGcagaggtacctgtgcagatGCCTTATGGGTTCCATGGTACTTTCATACCCATCTGA
- the BCO2 gene encoding carotenoid-cleaving dioxygenase, mitochondrial isoform X3 produces MSASSVRYNHWFDGMALLHQFKMAEGTVTYRSKFLQSDTYKANSAQNRIVISEFGTLALPDPCKNVFERFLSRFEPPAMTDNTNVNYVQYKGDYYLSTETNFMNKVDIETLEKTEKVDWSKFIAVNGATAHPHYDPDGTAYNMGNSFGPHGFSYKVIRVPPEKVGLGETIHGAQVICSIASAEKGTPSYYHSFGMTRNYIIFIEQPLKMNLWKIATSKIRGKAFSDGLSWEPQCNTQFHVVDKHTGQLLPGRYYSKPFVTFHQINAFEDQGCVVIDLCCQDNGRTLDIYQLQNLRKTGEGLDQVYNSAVRSFPRRFVLPLNVSLNAPEGDNLSPLSYTSASAVKQADGKIWCSHENLHQEDLDKEGGIEFPQINYAQFNGKKYRFFYGCGFRHLLGDSLIKVDVVTKTLKVWREDGFYPSEPIFVPVPGTNEEDGGVILSVVITPNQNESNFLLVLDAKNFEELGRAEVPVQMPYGFHGTFIPI; encoded by the exons ATACAATCACTGGTTTGATGGGATGGCATTGCTTCACCAGTTCAAGATGGCAGAGGGCACAGTGACATACAGGAGCAAGTTTCTACAGAGCGATACATATAAGGCTAATAGTGCTCAAAATCGAATTGTAATCTCAGAATTTGGCACACTGGCTCTTCCAGATCCCTGCAAGAATGTTTTTGAACGTTTCCTATCCAGGTTTGAGCCGCCAG CCATGACTGACAACACTAATGTCAACTATGTGCAGTACAAGGGTGATTACTACCTCTCCACTGAGACCAACTTCATGAATAAAGTGGACATTGAAACTCTGGAAAAAACAGAGAAG GTAGATTGGAGCAAATTTATTGCTGTGAATGGAGCAACTGCACATCCTCATTATGACCCGGATGGAACAGCATACAATATGGGGAACTCCTTTGGGCCACATG GTTTCTCCTATAAGGTTATTCGGGTTCCTCCAGAGAAGGTGGGCCTTGGGGAGACAATCCATGGAGCCCAGGTGATATGTTCTATTGCTTCCGCAGAAAAGGGGACACCTTCTTACTACCATAGCTTTG GAATGACAAGGAACTATATAATCTTCATTGAACAGCCTCTAAAGATGAATCTGTGGAAAATTGCCACTTCTAAAATCCGGGGAAAGGCCTTTTCAGATGGGCTAAGCTGGGAACCCCAGTGTAATACACAGTTTCACGTGGTGGATAAACACACTGGACAG CTTCTTCCAGGGAGATACTACAGCAAACCTTTTGTTACATTTCATCAAATCAATGCCTTTGAGGACCAGGGCTGTGTTGTAATTGATTTGTGCTGTCAAGATAATGGAAGAACCCTAGATATTTACCAGTTACAGAATCTCAGGAAGACTGGGGAAGGGCTTGATCAG GTCTATAATTCAGCAGTCAGATCTTTCCCTCGAAGGTTTGTTTTGCCTTTAAATGTCAGTTTGAATGCCCCTGAGGGAGACAACCTGAGTCCATTGTCCTATACTTCAGCCAGTGCTGTGAAACAGGCTGATGGAAAG ATCTGGTGCTCTCATGAAAATCTACATCAGGAGGACCTAGACAAGGAAGGAGGCATTGAATTTCCTCAGATCAACTATGCCCAATTCAATGGCAAAAAGTATCGTTTCTTCTATGGCTGTGGCTTTCGGCATTTATTGGGGGATTCTCTGATCAAGGTTGATGTGGTGACTAAGACACTGAAG GTTTGGAGAGAAGATGGCTTTTATCCCTCAGAACCTATTTTTGTTCCAGTACCAGGAACCAATGAAGAAGATGGTGGGGTTATTCTTTCTGTGGTGATCACTCCCAACCAG AATGAAAGCAATTTTCTCCTAGTTTTGGATGCCAAGAACTTTGAAGAGCTGGGCCGAGcagaggtacctgtgcagatGCCTTATGGGTTCCATGGTACTTTCATACCCATCTGA